The DNA sequence TGGTGCGCGTCACCACCCGCCTCGCCATCGACCGGCTGCACCAGATCAGGACGCGCGGCGAGACCTACGTCGGCCCCTGGCTGCCCGAGCCGTACGTCACCGACTTCGGCGACAGCGCCCCGGACACCGCCGAGCGGGCCGTGCTCGCCGACTCCGTCTCCCTCGCCGTCCTCGTCGTCCTGGAGTCCCTGTCGCCGCTGGAACGCGCCGTCTTCGTGCTGCGGGAGGCGTTCGGATTCCCGTACGCCGACATCGCGGCCGTGCTCGACCGCGGCGAACCGGCCGTACGCCAACTCGCCGGACGCGCCCGCAGGCACGTCGCGGAACGGCGCCCGCGCTACGAGGTCGACCCCGCCCAGCGCCGCGACCTCACCGAGCGCTTCCTGGCCGCCGCCACCGGCGGCGATCTGGCGGGGCTGATGCGACTGCTCGCGCCGGACGTGCGGCTGGTCGGCGACAGCGGCGGCAAGTCGCGGGCCCCGCTGCGCGTCCTGGAGAGCGCCGACCACGTGGGGCGCTTCCTCGTCGGGGTCGCCGGCAAGGGGGTGCCGGACCTCACCTTCCGGCTGCTGGAGCTCAACGCCGGTCCCGCGGTGCTCGTCCTGTCCGGCGGCAAGCCCGACTCGGTCGTCCAGCTCGACGTCGCCGACGGGCGCGTCCAGGCGGTGTACGTCATCCGCAACCCCGACAAGCTCCGCTCGCTGCCCACGGCCCCGTAGAGCGGCACGCACGCGACATCGAGGCCCCCGTACGGCACGGGGGCCTCGTCTCGTCGTGCGGATTGGTATTGACCAAGGGTGGGGGCCGCCTTATGGTCGCAGAGAAGTGAAACAACCTTTAATAAACAAGGGCGCTAAAACGCCGCCGGACACGGCGATCGCGGAGGACAGGGTGGGGACCACGCAGCTGGAAACGGTGCCGGAACCGAAGTACTGGCATCTCAGGACCGTGCTCAGCGAGGCGCTGGACTCGGAGTTCTCGGTGGGCGAGATCCTGCCCAACGAGCGGGACCTCGCGGCCCGCTTCGGCGTCGCCCGCGCCACGCTCCGGCAGGCCCTGGAACAGCTCGAACTGGAAGGCAGGCTGCAGCGCCGCCGCGGAGTGGGCACGACCGTCGCCCCGCCGCGCATGGGGGTGTCCGTCGGCA is a window from the Streptomyces capillispiralis genome containing:
- the sigJ gene encoding RNA polymerase sigma factor SigJ, with product MTTDTATDVFEEHRPVLLGVAYRMLGRVADAEDVVQDAWLRWSGGDRSGVREPRGYLVRVTTRLAIDRLHQIRTRGETYVGPWLPEPYVTDFGDSAPDTAERAVLADSVSLAVLVVLESLSPLERAVFVLREAFGFPYADIAAVLDRGEPAVRQLAGRARRHVAERRPRYEVDPAQRRDLTERFLAAATGGDLAGLMRLLAPDVRLVGDSGGKSRAPLRVLESADHVGRFLVGVAGKGVPDLTFRLLELNAGPAVLVLSGGKPDSVVQLDVADGRVQAVYVIRNPDKLRSLPTAP